In a single window of the Mucilaginibacter defluvii genome:
- a CDS encoding HAD family hydrolase, protein MQEKNKAVFLDRDGVLNREMGDYVCRLEDFQVLDNFEALKTLQDKGYLLIVATNQGGLAKGWYTEDELGKMHQHLSEVYREYGVKFTDFYYCPHHPNFTGECDCRKPKPGMLLRGIEKYNIDPSKSYFIGDRERDVEAGTLAGVTGILIDSDQPISTVLHLIN, encoded by the coding sequence ATGCAAGAAAAGAATAAAGCAGTGTTCCTTGACCGCGACGGTGTGCTTAACCGTGAGATGGGCGATTATGTGTGCCGATTAGAAGATTTCCAGGTGTTGGACAATTTTGAGGCGCTAAAAACCCTGCAGGATAAAGGCTACCTGCTTATTGTGGCTACCAACCAGGGTGGCCTGGCTAAAGGCTGGTATACTGAGGACGAACTCGGCAAAATGCACCAACACCTGAGCGAAGTTTACCGTGAATATGGCGTAAAGTTTACTGACTTTTACTACTGCCCGCACCACCCCAACTTTACTGGTGAGTGCGATTGCCGCAAACCAAAACCTGGCATGTTGCTAAGAGGCATCGAGAAGTATAATATCGATCCGTCAAAATCATACTTTATTGGCGACCGAGAGCGCGACGTTGAGGCAGGCACACTGGCAGGCGTTACCGGTATATTAATTGATAGCGACCAGCCGATAAGCACCGTGTTACATTTGATAAACTAA
- the gltB gene encoding glutamate synthase large subunit produces the protein MNQTDSHQGLYRPEFEHDSCGTGFITNINGHKEHRIVSDALTMLENMEHRGACGCDPESGDGAGILIQLPHELLMEECSNLEISLPEPGDYGVGMIFFPKDSTLKKACRTIIDKAVEKLGLHKLGYRKLATDNSVIGETARSVEPDTEQIFVSKPHHILNIDDFERKLYVLRRYINKSVTEQFPKAAESFYFTSFSAKTIIYKGQLTTYQLRKYFSDLSDPRVSSGFALIHSRFSTNTFPSWKLAQPFRLIAHNGEINTLTGNLNWFYSGLQSLASSYFTNEEMEMLLPVIDNNQSDSACLDNIIEILLHTGRSLPHVMMMLIPEAWDGNEQMDPIKKAFYEYHATLMEPWDGPAAISFTDGKLVGAVLDRNGLRPLRYAITSDGRVVAGSEAGVLIIDESTIVKKGRLQPGKMFLIDTEKGKIITDEEIKHQVASRQPYGRWLENYKIRLNELTEPRLAFASLSADSVYRYQKVFGYTREDTDLIIKSMALDGKEPIGSMGTDVPLAILSDKPQHLSSYFKQFFAQVTNPPIDPIRERLVMSLATFIGNNGNLLDEDKMHCHCVMLKHPILKNHQLEKLRSIDTGLFHAKTLQTYFKADGLPGSLEKGIARLCRYAEDAVDDGFEVLILSDRAVDSEHAPIPSLLAVSAVHHHLIKKGRRGAVGIVVESGDVWEVHHFACLLAFGATAINPYLALSTIETMHGNGSLETSLDLRQLHKNYVKSVNDGLLKIFSKMGISTLQSYHGSQVFEILGINQDVVDRYFVGAVSRIGGLGLDEIARESLTKHRAGFNINKEDNAHLLPEGGIYQWKRRGEAHLFNPQTVHLLQHATRTNNYEVYKNYSKLINEQGEKHYTIRGLFDFAHHREPISINEVEPAESILKRFATGAMSFGSISHEAHSTLAIAMNRIGGKSNTGEGGEDEMRYEKLPNGDSMRSAIKQVASARFGVTSNYLTNADELQIKMAQGAKPGEGGQLPGHKVDDWIAKTRHSTPGVGLISPPPHHDIYSIEDLAQLIFDLKNANRAARINVKLVSKAGVGTIAAGVAKAHADVILVAGYDGGTGASPISSIKHAGLPWELGLSEAHQTLVRNKLRSRVVLQTDGQLKTGRDIAIATLLGAEEWGVATAALVAGGCIMMRKCHLNTCPVGVATQDPELRKLFSGDPEHVVNLFKFLVQEFREVMAELGFRTVNEMVGRVQFLKVKDNVKSWKARTIDLSGILHPVTNAKGATLYNSESQDHGMSNIIDWKLLEAAKPALEDKTPVYASFNVVNVDRTIGTMLSNEISKVYGSAGLPANTINFKFKGSAGQSFGAFATKGVSFELEGEANDYVGKGLSGAQLAIYPAANATFKPSENIIIGNVALYGATSGELFVGGMAGERFAVRNSGATTVVEGVGDHGCEYMTGGRALILGSTGRNFAAGMSGGLAWVYNPENDFAEKCNTEMVDLDPLSVSDEEEILTLLRKHIQLTGSKLAQGLLDNWNEVSTQFVKVYPKEYKKVIEQSKYQTTA, from the coding sequence ATGAATCAAACTGATAGCCACCAGGGCCTTTACCGGCCTGAATTTGAACACGACTCGTGCGGAACCGGATTTATAACTAATATAAACGGCCATAAGGAGCACAGGATAGTAAGCGACGCGCTTACCATGCTGGAAAATATGGAGCACCGCGGCGCCTGCGGATGCGATCCCGAATCGGGCGATGGTGCCGGTATACTGATACAGCTGCCGCACGAATTATTGATGGAAGAGTGCTCAAACCTCGAGATTAGCCTGCCTGAACCGGGAGACTACGGCGTAGGTATGATATTTTTTCCTAAGGACTCGACACTGAAAAAAGCCTGCCGTACTATTATTGATAAGGCTGTTGAAAAGCTTGGCCTGCATAAGCTGGGCTACCGTAAGCTGGCTACCGATAATAGCGTGATTGGCGAAACCGCCCGCAGCGTAGAACCGGATACTGAACAGATATTTGTTTCCAAGCCGCACCATATATTAAATATTGACGATTTTGAGCGTAAGTTGTATGTGTTGCGCCGTTATATTAATAAATCGGTTACAGAACAGTTTCCGAAAGCTGCCGAAAGCTTTTATTTTACTTCGTTCTCTGCCAAAACCATTATTTATAAAGGCCAGCTAACTACGTACCAGTTGCGTAAGTATTTCTCTGATCTGTCTGATCCGCGTGTGTCATCAGGTTTTGCCTTGATACACTCCCGTTTCTCAACCAATACCTTTCCGTCATGGAAGCTGGCGCAGCCATTCCGCCTGATAGCGCATAACGGAGAAATTAATACCCTGACAGGTAATCTTAACTGGTTCTATTCAGGCCTGCAATCATTGGCATCATCATACTTTACTAATGAGGAGATGGAGATGCTGTTGCCGGTTATTGATAATAACCAGTCTGACTCGGCTTGCCTGGATAATATCATCGAGATATTGCTGCACACTGGCCGTTCATTACCACATGTTATGATGATGCTGATACCGGAGGCATGGGATGGTAACGAGCAGATGGACCCGATAAAAAAGGCTTTCTACGAGTACCATGCTACCCTGATGGAGCCATGGGATGGCCCGGCCGCCATCAGCTTTACCGATGGTAAACTGGTAGGCGCGGTGTTAGATCGTAATGGCCTGCGCCCGCTACGTTATGCCATCACCAGCGATGGCAGGGTAGTAGCCGGTTCGGAAGCGGGTGTATTGATTATTGATGAAAGTACCATCGTTAAAAAAGGCCGCCTGCAACCAGGTAAGATGTTCCTGATCGATACCGAGAAAGGTAAGATCATCACTGATGAAGAAATAAAACACCAGGTAGCATCGCGCCAGCCTTATGGCCGCTGGCTGGAGAATTATAAGATACGCCTTAACGAGCTTACCGAGCCCCGGTTAGCCTTTGCCTCATTAAGTGCCGATTCGGTTTACCGTTACCAAAAAGTGTTCGGTTATACACGTGAGGATACCGATCTGATCATCAAATCGATGGCGTTGGACGGCAAGGAGCCTATTGGCTCAATGGGTACAGATGTACCGCTGGCTATATTGTCAGACAAGCCTCAACACCTGTCGAGTTATTTTAAGCAATTCTTTGCGCAGGTAACCAATCCGCCTATCGACCCGATCCGTGAGCGTTTAGTAATGAGCCTTGCCACCTTTATTGGTAACAACGGTAACCTGCTGGACGAAGATAAAATGCATTGCCACTGCGTAATGCTTAAGCACCCGATATTAAAAAATCACCAGCTGGAGAAACTGCGTAGTATTGATACTGGTTTGTTCCACGCTAAAACGCTGCAAACCTACTTTAAGGCTGATGGCCTGCCGGGTTCGCTGGAAAAAGGTATAGCTAGGCTTTGCCGCTACGCGGAGGACGCGGTGGACGATGGCTTTGAGGTATTGATCCTGTCAGACCGTGCTGTGGATTCAGAGCACGCGCCGATCCCGTCGTTATTAGCTGTATCAGCCGTGCATCACCACCTGATTAAAAAAGGCCGTCGTGGCGCGGTAGGTATCGTTGTTGAGAGCGGTGATGTTTGGGAAGTACACCATTTTGCCTGCTTGCTGGCATTTGGTGCAACGGCAATTAACCCTTACCTGGCCTTGTCAACCATCGAAACCATGCATGGCAACGGCAGCCTGGAAACCAGCCTTGATCTGCGCCAGCTGCACAAAAACTATGTAAAATCGGTTAACGATGGCTTGCTGAAGATATTCTCAAAAATGGGTATCTCCACGCTGCAATCGTACCACGGCTCACAGGTGTTTGAAATACTGGGTATAAACCAGGATGTAGTTGACCGTTACTTTGTTGGCGCTGTTAGCCGCATAGGTGGTTTAGGTTTGGATGAAATAGCCCGCGAATCACTTACCAAGCACCGCGCCGGTTTCAATATTAATAAGGAAGATAACGCCCACTTGTTGCCCGAGGGTGGTATATATCAGTGGAAACGCAGGGGCGAGGCGCACTTGTTCAACCCGCAAACGGTTCACCTGTTGCAGCACGCTACCCGTACCAACAATTACGAGGTTTATAAAAATTACTCAAAACTGATTAACGAGCAGGGCGAAAAGCATTACACCATTCGTGGTTTGTTTGACTTTGCCCATCACCGCGAACCAATCAGCATTAATGAAGTTGAACCGGCAGAAAGCATCCTGAAACGTTTTGCTACAGGAGCCATGTCGTTCGGTTCCATCTCGCACGAGGCACACAGCACCCTGGCCATCGCCATGAACCGCATTGGCGGCAAAAGCAACACCGGCGAGGGTGGTGAGGACGAAATGCGTTACGAGAAACTGCCAAACGGCGATTCCATGCGTTCAGCAATTAAACAAGTGGCATCAGCACGTTTTGGGGTAACTTCGAATTACCTTACAAACGCTGATGAATTACAGATAAAAATGGCGCAAGGCGCTAAACCGGGCGAGGGTGGTCAGCTACCCGGCCATAAGGTTGACGACTGGATTGCTAAAACCCGCCACTCAACACCAGGTGTAGGTTTGATCTCGCCGCCGCCGCACCACGATATTTATTCCATCGAGGATTTGGCACAGCTGATCTTTGATTTGAAGAATGCTAACCGTGCCGCGCGTATCAACGTTAAGCTGGTATCAAAAGCAGGTGTAGGTACTATCGCGGCGGGCGTTGCAAAAGCCCATGCCGATGTTATCCTGGTAGCAGGCTACGATGGCGGTACCGGTGCTTCGCCAATAAGCTCGATAAAACACGCGGGTTTACCGTGGGAACTTGGCTTAAGCGAAGCCCACCAGACACTTGTACGCAACAAACTGCGTAGCCGTGTGGTACTACAAACAGATGGTCAGCTAAAAACCGGTCGTGATATTGCCATTGCTACCCTTTTGGGTGCCGAGGAGTGGGGCGTAGCCACCGCTGCCCTGGTTGCTGGCGGCTGTATCATGATGCGTAAATGCCATTTAAATACCTGCCCGGTAGGTGTGGCTACGCAGGACCCGGAACTGCGCAAGCTGTTCTCAGGTGATCCGGAGCATGTGGTTAACCTTTTCAAATTCCTGGTACAGGAGTTCCGCGAGGTAATGGCAGAGTTAGGTTTCCGTACCGTTAACGAGATGGTTGGCCGTGTACAATTCCTGAAAGTAAAAGATAATGTAAAGAGCTGGAAAGCCCGCACTATCGACCTGTCGGGCATATTACACCCGGTTACTAACGCTAAAGGCGCTACCCTGTACAACAGCGAAAGCCAGGATCACGGCATGAGCAACATCATCGACTGGAAATTGCTTGAAGCCGCCAAACCAGCATTAGAGGATAAAACCCCGGTTTACGCATCTTTCAATGTAGTTAACGTTGACCGTACCATCGGTACCATGCTGTCAAACGAAATATCCAAAGTGTACGGTTCAGCAGGTTTACCTGCCAATACCATTAACTTTAAGTTCAAAGGCTCGGCAGGGCAGAGCTTTGGCGCATTTGCTACCAAAGGTGTATCATTCGAGCTGGAAGGCGAGGCTAACGATTATGTCGGTAAAGGGCTTTCAGGCGCGCAACTGGCTATCTATCCGGCGGCAAACGCCACCTTTAAACCTTCAGAGAATATCATAATCGGTAACGTGGCACTGTATGGCGCTACCTCAGGCGAGTTGTTTGTAGGCGGTATGGCTGGCGAGCGTTTCGCGGTGCGTAACTCAGGTGCTACAACGGTAGTTGAAGGTGTGGGCGATCACGGTTGCGAGTACATGACCGGTGGCCGCGCGCTGATACTCGGTTCAACAGGCCGCAACTTCGCGGCGGGTATGAGCGGCGGTTTAGCCTGGGTGTACAATCCGGAGAATGACTTTGCCGAAAAGTGCAACACCGAAATGGTTGATCTTGACCCACTATCAGTTAGCGACGAGGAAGAGATACTGACCCTGCTGCGCAAGCATATACAACTTACCGGCAGCAAGCTGGCACAAGGATTACTGGATAACTGGAACGAGGTATCAACCCAGTTTGTTAAGGTTTATCCTAAAGAGTACAAAAAAGTTATCGAACAATCAAAATACCAAACTACAGCATAA
- a CDS encoding glutamate synthase subunit beta — translation MGKPTGFQEFNRELPAKTPVAERVKNYNEFVGLYSDEKLNQQSARCMNCGIPFCHSGCPLGNIIPEFNDAVYRKNWEEAYNILSSTNNFPEFTGRICPAPCESACVLGINKPAVAIEEIEKHIIEIAYSKSLVKPTAPLIKTGKTVAVVGSGPAGLAAAAQLAKAGHSVTVFERDDRAGGLLRYGIPDFKLEKWVIDRRVKVMEEDGVVFKYNTEVGKDIAADEITRSFDAVVLAGGSTIPRDLKIPGRELKGIHFAMDFLKQQNKRVGNSPFTAEDILATDKDVIVIGGGDTGSDCVGTSNRQGARSIKQFEVMFKPADSRPSSTPWPSFPGPAVLKITSSHEEGADRYWSINTKEFLGDENGNLRAVKVVDLEWEVDFLGRPVKFTEVAGTERELPCQRVFLAMGFVHPQFEGALETLGVELDERKNVKATEGVYRTNVSKVFAAGDMRRGQSLVVWAISEGREAARKVDEFLMGHSILESKDGVNEFEQAY, via the coding sequence ATGGGAAAACCAACAGGATTTCAGGAATTTAACAGGGAGCTTCCCGCTAAAACACCCGTTGCCGAACGTGTTAAGAATTATAACGAGTTTGTAGGATTGTATAGTGATGAGAAGCTGAACCAGCAATCGGCACGCTGCATGAACTGCGGTATACCATTCTGCCATTCAGGTTGTCCGCTGGGCAACATCATCCCTGAATTTAACGATGCCGTTTACCGAAAAAACTGGGAAGAGGCATATAATATTTTATCATCAACAAATAACTTCCCGGAGTTTACAGGGCGTATTTGCCCGGCTCCGTGCGAGTCGGCCTGCGTGTTGGGCATTAATAAACCAGCAGTAGCTATTGAGGAGATCGAGAAGCACATTATCGAGATTGCTTACTCAAAAAGTTTAGTTAAGCCTACCGCGCCGTTAATTAAAACAGGTAAAACTGTGGCGGTTGTAGGTTCTGGTCCTGCAGGTTTAGCTGCCGCTGCTCAATTGGCAAAGGCTGGCCACAGTGTAACCGTTTTTGAACGCGACGACCGTGCCGGTGGTTTGCTACGCTACGGTATTCCCGATTTCAAGTTAGAGAAATGGGTGATTGATCGTCGTGTAAAGGTAATGGAAGAGGATGGCGTGGTTTTTAAATACAATACTGAGGTAGGTAAGGATATCGCTGCTGACGAGATTACCCGTAGTTTTGACGCGGTGGTGTTAGCCGGGGGCTCAACCATTCCGCGCGATCTGAAAATACCGGGCCGTGAGCTGAAAGGCATTCACTTCGCTATGGACTTCCTGAAACAGCAAAACAAACGTGTAGGCAATAGTCCGTTTACTGCCGAAGATATCCTGGCGACCGATAAAGACGTGATTGTTATTGGTGGTGGCGATACTGGGTCAGACTGTGTGGGTACATCAAACCGCCAGGGTGCGCGTTCAATCAAGCAGTTTGAGGTAATGTTCAAACCGGCTGATTCACGCCCAAGCAGTACGCCATGGCCAAGTTTCCCCGGCCCGGCAGTGCTTAAAATAACCAGCTCGCACGAAGAAGGTGCCGACCGTTACTGGAGCATTAATACCAAAGAGTTTTTAGGTGACGAAAATGGTAACCTGCGTGCTGTAAAAGTGGTTGACCTGGAATGGGAAGTTGACTTTTTAGGCCGCCCGGTTAAATTTACCGAGGTTGCCGGTACCGAGCGTGAGCTGCCTTGCCAACGCGTGTTTTTAGCTATGGGATTTGTGCATCCGCAGTTTGAAGGTGCCCTTGAAACCTTAGGCGTTGAACTTGATGAACGTAAGAATGTTAAAGCTACCGAAGGCGTTTACCGTACCAACGTAAGCAAGGTTTTTGCCGCGGGCGATATGCGCCGAGGCCAATCCCTGGTAGTATGGGCAATATCTGAAGGCCGCGAAGCAGCCCGCAAGGTTGATGAGTTCCTGATGGGACACTCTATATTGGAGAGCAAAGACGGCGTTAACGAATTTGAACAGGCTTATTAG
- a CDS encoding MFS transporter, whose protein sequence is MNDIAITVNAPVKSVSRLAHRVAVSALFFTQGLCFASWASRIPTFQQKFHLNEAEVGGLLLALPAGLMVALPFSGWFTAKFGSRKIVLAATVVYALTLVVIGLSPSVYALLGGLFAFGFSGNMVNIAVNTQAVQVEAMYRKPIMASFHGLWSLAGFTGASIGTMMIGFGLIPFWHYVIITSAALLIAAISSGFVIKDEGTVAVDQPVFAKPDKALMLLGVIAFSGLMCEGAMVDWGGIYFKEIVHAEKAWIGAGYTAYMCTMAGGRFVADWFTARFGMKTMLQISGSLIAAGLLLSVIFPHLYTAIAGFFIVGFGVSSIIPLVYGEAGKSTTMSAGVALAAVSTVGFLGFLLGPPIIGFAAAATNLRVSYTIIAVMGLTVTLLSSRLKQ, encoded by the coding sequence ATGAACGATATAGCCATAACAGTTAACGCCCCGGTAAAAAGTGTGTCGCGCCTTGCGCACAGGGTTGCAGTAAGCGCGTTATTTTTTACGCAAGGTTTATGTTTTGCCAGTTGGGCCTCACGTATACCTACATTTCAGCAAAAGTTCCATCTCAATGAAGCCGAAGTTGGCGGGTTGCTTTTAGCACTACCGGCAGGTTTGATGGTAGCCCTACCCTTTTCAGGCTGGTTCACCGCAAAGTTTGGCAGCCGTAAAATAGTACTGGCAGCTACGGTAGTATACGCTTTAACGCTGGTTGTTATAGGCCTTTCGCCATCGGTATATGCGTTGTTGGGCGGCCTGTTTGCGTTCGGTTTTAGCGGCAATATGGTAAACATCGCGGTAAATACACAGGCTGTACAGGTTGAAGCCATGTACCGTAAACCAATAATGGCCTCATTCCATGGATTATGGAGCCTGGCGGGTTTTACCGGTGCATCCATCGGTACCATGATGATAGGTTTTGGGTTGATCCCATTTTGGCACTATGTAATCATTACATCCGCGGCGTTGCTGATAGCGGCTATCAGCTCGGGCTTTGTTATTAAAGATGAGGGCACGGTAGCAGTTGATCAGCCTGTATTTGCCAAACCCGATAAAGCGTTGATGCTACTGGGTGTCATAGCGTTCTCAGGCCTTATGTGCGAAGGTGCCATGGTTGATTGGGGCGGCATCTACTTTAAAGAAATTGTACACGCCGAAAAAGCCTGGATTGGTGCTGGGTATACGGCTTATATGTGTACTATGGCCGGTGGCCGTTTTGTAGCCGATTGGTTTACCGCACGTTTCGGCATGAAAACCATGCTGCAAATAAGCGGAAGCTTGATAGCTGCAGGATTATTGCTTTCAGTTATATTTCCTCACTTATACACCGCCATAGCGGGTTTCTTTATTGTCGGTTTCGGGGTATCATCCATCATACCACTTGTGTACGGCGAGGCAGGTAAATCAACCACTATGTCGGCCGGAGTAGCGTTAGCGGCGGTATCAACCGTGGGTTTCTTAGGATTTTTATTAGGGCCGCCAATTATTGGTTTTGCTGCCGCGGCAACAAATCTCCGGGTATCATATACTATTATAGCCGTGATGGGTTTGACGGTTACGCTGTTATCATCAAGGTTGAAACAATAA
- a CDS encoding YdeI/OmpD-associated family protein, whose amino-acid sequence MISALAKKLQMKAGQRWVLLNAPDGYLTLLEGNNEIMINYGLNESFDGIQLFVKSNAELARDIGILSQKLQPQTTLWIIYPKKTSNISTDLEMMGSWDIMANFGLRPVSSAAIDKTWTALRFKPESLVNKSASRNGAIPQNYYAQYINPEKRLVTLPLDVQQTLNAHPAAIEYFNKLAYTHKKEYVVWIVSAKQEKTRNARIIKMLQMLLDNKKHPGDK is encoded by the coding sequence ATGATCAGCGCATTAGCTAAAAAACTACAGATGAAAGCCGGCCAGCGCTGGGTGTTGCTTAATGCGCCGGATGGTTATCTTACACTTTTGGAGGGTAACAATGAGATCATGATTAACTATGGATTGAATGAAAGCTTCGACGGCATTCAATTATTTGTTAAGAGCAATGCTGAATTGGCACGTGATATCGGCATCTTATCTCAAAAACTACAACCACAAACAACACTATGGATTATATACCCAAAGAAAACCAGCAATATCAGCACCGATCTGGAAATGATGGGCAGTTGGGATATAATGGCCAACTTTGGTTTACGGCCGGTAAGCTCCGCGGCGATTGACAAAACCTGGACTGCCCTAAGATTTAAACCGGAATCTTTAGTGAACAAATCAGCCTCCAGAAACGGAGCCATTCCACAAAACTATTACGCGCAGTACATCAATCCTGAGAAAAGATTAGTAACACTGCCCTTGGATGTACAGCAAACATTAAATGCACATCCTGCAGCTATAGAATACTTTAACAAATTAGCGTATACGCACAAAAAAGAATATGTAGTTTGGATAGTAAGCGCCAAACAAGAAAAAACGAGGAACGCCCGCATTATCAAAATGCTGCAAATGCTGCTCGATAATAAAAAGCATCCCGGAGATAAATAA
- a CDS encoding RNA methyltransferase, whose protein sequence is MRKLKLDELNRATVDEFKEQEKLPIAVLLDNVRSMHNIGSIFRTSDGFAVKKVVLCGITACPPHREIEKTALGATTSMEWEYYQTPLEAVEKLRSEGYKIIAIEQAENSLMLDTYQPAPNEKYALIFGNEVNGVSDEVMQVIDACIEIPQFGTKHSFNIVVSAGIVLWDFFSKLNKR, encoded by the coding sequence ATGCGTAAATTAAAGCTTGATGAGCTAAACCGGGCCACCGTTGATGAGTTTAAAGAACAGGAAAAGCTACCCATAGCTGTATTGCTTGATAATGTGCGCAGTATGCATAATATCGGTTCTATATTTCGCACGTCTGATGGCTTCGCGGTAAAAAAGGTGGTATTGTGTGGAATAACTGCCTGCCCGCCCCACCGCGAGATAGAAAAGACCGCCCTTGGCGCCACCACGTCAATGGAATGGGAATATTATCAAACACCGCTTGAAGCCGTTGAAAAACTGCGCAGCGAAGGTTATAAAATAATAGCTATTGAACAGGCCGAAAACAGCCTGATGCTGGATACCTACCAACCTGCCCCAAATGAAAAGTATGCCCTCATATTCGGCAACGAAGTAAATGGTGTTAGCGATGAAGTAATGCAGGTGATTGATGCTTGTATTGAGATACCGCAGTTTGGCACCAAGCATTCATTCAACATTGTGGTATCGGCCGGCATTGTTTTGTGGGATTTTTTCAGCAAGCTCAACAAAAGATGA
- a CDS encoding YciI family protein produces the protein MIQYLITAFDHTDADALQRRLNARPSHLEGVKRLKASGNFVLGGAMLNSDGDMIGSTMIVQFEDEEQLEQWKQNDPYVTGKVWDRVEVRPFKVADV, from the coding sequence ATGATCCAGTATCTTATAACCGCATTTGACCACACCGATGCCGATGCACTGCAACGGCGTTTAAATGCAAGGCCAAGCCATCTGGAAGGCGTGAAAAGGTTAAAAGCATCGGGTAATTTTGTATTGGGCGGCGCTATGCTTAATAGTGACGGAGATATGATCGGTTCTACCATGATCGTGCAGTTCGAGGATGAAGAGCAACTGGAGCAGTGGAAACAAAACGACCCCTACGTTACCGGTAAGGTTTGGGACAGGGTAGAAGTGAGGCCATTTAAAGTGGCCGACGTATAA
- a CDS encoding NIPSNAP family protein, with protein sequence MISFNKLKYVFTLMLIMVAAVIAAAKDGSYYQLKVYHYKTEAQFNQLNTYLQQAYVPALHRHGVKKVGVFATLSADTTYKRIYVFIPMKGLNKLEELEHELSADQRYLADGAAYLNAPYNAAPYIRIENILLKAFAGMPNAEVPSLKSPKAERIYELRSYESATERYHQNKVDMFNIGDEIGLFKRLNFNAVFYSQVLSGARMPNLMYMTAFNNKQDRDKHWDAFGTDPIWKALSGKDEYKNNVSRNETIFLRPLEYSDF encoded by the coding sequence ATGATCTCGTTTAACAAGCTTAAGTACGTTTTTACCTTGATGTTGATAATGGTTGCGGCTGTTATCGCAGCCGCTAAAGATGGCAGCTACTACCAACTTAAGGTATATCATTACAAAACCGAAGCACAGTTTAATCAGTTGAATACTTATTTGCAGCAGGCGTACGTACCGGCATTGCACCGCCACGGCGTTAAAAAAGTTGGGGTGTTTGCCACGTTATCTGCCGATACTACCTACAAGCGTATTTATGTGTTTATCCCGATGAAAGGATTGAACAAGCTGGAAGAACTCGAGCATGAACTATCTGCCGATCAGCGTTACCTGGCTGATGGCGCTGCTTACCTTAATGCGCCTTACAATGCCGCCCCGTATATCCGCATCGAAAATATACTACTTAAAGCCTTTGCGGGAATGCCTAACGCGGAGGTACCCTCGCTAAAATCGCCGAAGGCAGAACGTATTTATGAGCTGCGTAGTTATGAGAGCGCTACTGAGAGATATCATCAAAACAAGGTTGACATGTTTAATATTGGCGATGAGATAGGCCTGTTTAAGCGCTTAAACTTTAACGCGGTATTCTACTCGCAGGTATTATCGGGCGCGCGGATGCCTAACCTGATGTACATGACGGCCTTTAACAACAAACAGGATCGCGATAAACATTGGGATGCTTTTGGTACAGATCCTATCTGGAAGGCGCTTTCAGGCAAGGATGAGTATAAAAATAACGTGTCGCGCAACGAAACGATATTTTTAAGGCCATTGGAATACTCTGATTTTTAG
- a CDS encoding RNA polymerase sigma factor, whose product MAEKDLKELIEGCIRQNRQCQKELYKKFYSYSMAICLRYANDRDEAAGIMNQGFFKVFKYLSKYDGNRPFKIWLGKIMTNTAIDNYRAAARTVAIDDLEKAEHVRDVDLADKRLNYNDLLSMIQRLPRAYRLVFNLFAIEGYTHEEIADMLQVSVGASKSNLHKARQKLKLMIHEADRRDTGRYGAGADYTPVVAITGIHMNTNFILNNFLR is encoded by the coding sequence ATGGCAGAAAAAGACTTAAAGGAGCTTATTGAAGGATGCATCCGGCAAAACCGGCAATGCCAAAAGGAACTGTACAAAAAGTTTTACAGTTACTCGATGGCTATTTGCCTGCGCTATGCTAATGACAGGGATGAAGCCGCAGGAATCATGAACCAGGGTTTTTTTAAGGTATTTAAATACCTGAGTAAATACGATGGTAACCGGCCTTTTAAAATTTGGCTGGGTAAAATCATGACGAATACGGCTATTGATAATTACCGGGCTGCAGCGCGCACGGTAGCTATTGATGACCTGGAAAAGGCAGAGCATGTGCGTGATGTTGATTTAGCCGATAAGCGTTTAAACTATAACGATTTACTGAGTATGATACAGCGTTTGCCGCGTGCTTATCGCCTGGTGTTTAATTTATTTGCTATTGAAGGTTACACGCATGAAGAGATTGCCGATATGTTACAGGTCAGCGTTGGCGCATCAAAGTCAAACCTGCATAAAGCAAGGCAGAAATTAAAGCTGATGATACATGAGGCGGATAGGCGTGATACAGGACGCTACGGCGCCGGGGCGGATTATACACCGGTGGTGGCCATAACCGGTATACATATGAATACGAACTTTATACTCAACAATTTTTTACGGTAA